The following are from one region of the Nicotiana tabacum cultivar K326 chromosome 3, ASM71507v2, whole genome shotgun sequence genome:
- the LOC107761125 gene encoding calmodulin-binding receptor kinase CaMRLK-like → MHLSFSYHFISFSLPIYKTKPFRWTYLPRLETPSPSTLINSLWHLNQLLLTEKIEFQSHTKMKIFFTFFIFLSLFAFSSKSESTCKNNTDLSLVSKAFSSVYGFNITWFSSNCSPTIPITVIKLSSRNLTGTVSWKYLRNLSHLHTVDLSNNSLKGSVHPLFWSISSLVEVNLSKNKLGGTIAVTSSSHIQRLDLSFNRFTNLGSTFYGFPNLTSLDLSHNDLKILPFWFNNLTKLENLSISSCNIYGNPKPISHIKSLKHLDVSFNHMNGTFPNDFPPISSLNFLNISFNNFTGLIPQDQFAKFGNSSFIHAGHLQTKNVKLPNPKNSSEFHIKHHNFTTPPHKMLPIKQKPTKPMDKNTKRKKPKSRKKVLIIAISAASAFLILAIGSVILCLYKRRKTVARKNKWLISKPIQIPFRMDKSGPFSFETESGSSWVADIKEPSSAPVVMFEKPLMNFTFKDLIAATSHFGKESLLAEGRCGPVYRAVLPGDLHVAIKVLEHARELGHDDAIALFEDLSKLKHPNLLPISGFCIAGKEKLVLYEFMANGDLHRWLHELPTAATNVEDWTTDTWEQQNGSHLTSPEKMEWHTRHRIAVGIARGLAYLHHAQSKPVVHGHLILSNILLADDFEPRIADFGLSHDRVGGSTEKDVYDFGVVLVELLTGKAGSDDTIKWVRRLVKDGHGADALDSRLRLGGDSVSGMVECLRVGYLCTAESPNKRPRMQQVLGLVKDIHPTNSELI, encoded by the exons ATGCATCTCTCTTTTTCCTACCATTTCATTTCCTTTTCTCTTCCCATATATAAAACCAAACCATTTCGTTGGACTTATTTACCTCGGCTTGAAACCCCTTCTCCATCTACTCTTATCAACTCTTTATGGCATTTAAATCAACTACTTCTAACTGAAAAAATAGAATTCCAATCCCACACAAAAATGAAAATCTTCttcactttcttcatcttcctttcTCTTTTCGCATTCTCATCAAAATCAGAATCCACTTGCAAAAATAACACAGATTTATCTCTAGTTTCAAAGGCTTTCAGCTCTGTTTATGGCTTCAATATCACTTGGTTCAGCTCAAACTGTTCCCCTACCATTCCAATAACTGTGATAAAGTTATCTTCAAGAAATCTAACTGGCACAGTCTCATGGAAATACTTAAGAAATTTGTCACATCTTCATACTGTAGATCTCTCAAACAATTCCTTAAAAGGTTCTGTTCATCCTCTGTTTTGGTCAATCTCATCTTTGGTTGAAGTCAACTTATCCAAGAATAAGCTAGGGGGAACAATTGCTGTAACTAGTTCATCTCATATTCAAAGACTTGATCTTTCTTTCAACAGGTTTACCAACTTGGGCTCTACTTTTTATGGTTTTCCTAATCTCACTTCTCTTGACCTTTCACATAATGATCTCAAGATTTTGCCTTTTTGGTTCAACAACCTAACCAAGCTTGAAAATTTGAGCATTTCTAGTTGTAACATTTATGGCAATCCAAAACCAATTTCACATATCAAGTCACTGAAGCATTTAGATGTTTCTTTCAACCACATGAATGGTACATTTCCTAATGATTTCCCTCCTATTTCCAGTCTCAATTTCTTGAATATCTCATTCAATAACTTTACTGGACTAATACCTCAAGACCAGTTTGCAAAATTTGGTAACTCTTCTTTTATTCATGCTGGCCATTTGCAAACCAAGAACGTAAAATTACCAAATCCCAAGAATTCCTCAGAATTTCACATCAAACATCATAACTTCACAACCCCACCACACAAAATGTTGCCTATCAAACAGAAACCTACTAAACCAATGGACAAAAACACCAAGAGAAAGAAACCCAAATCAAGAAAGAAAGTTTTAATCATAGCCATTTCAGCTGCTTCTGCATTTCTAATCTTGGCCATAGGGTCAGTCATATTGTGTCTCTACAAGAGGAGAAAAACAGTGGCTAGGAAAAACAAATGGCTAATCTCAAAACCAATTCAAATACCATTCAGAATGGACAAGTCAGGGCCATTTTCATTTGAGACAGAGTCAGGAAGTTCGTGGGTAGCTGACATAAAAGAACCAAGTTCAGCACCAGTTGTGATGTTTGAGAAGCCATTGATGAACTTTACATTCAAGGACCTCATAGCAGCTACATCTCACTTTGGGAAAGAATCATTGTTAGCTGAAGGGAGGTGTGGGCCCGTTTACAGAGCCGTACTTCCAGGTGACCTCCACGTGGCAATTAAGGTCCTGGAGCATGCTAGGGAACTAGGTCATGATGATGCTATTGCTTTGTTTGAAGATCTGTCAAAGCTTAAGCACCCTAATCTGTTGCCTATTTCCGGTTTCTGCATTGCAG GGAAAGAGAAGCTAGTGTTGTACGAGTTCATGGCTAATGGTGACCTCCACCGATGGCTACACGAGCTTCCAACTGCTGCCACAAACGTGGAGGATTGGACTACTGACACGTGGGAGCAGCAAAATGGGTCCCATCTGACATCACCGGAGAAAATGGAATGGCACACGCGCCACCGCATTGCGGTTGGCATAGCGCGTGGACTAGCCTACCTCCACCACGCTCAGTCAAAGCCGGTGGTTCACGGCCATTTGATACTGTCTAATATCTTATTGGCCGATGACTTTGAACCTCGAATAGCCGACTTTGGACTGAGTCACGACCGAGTCGGTGGATCTACTGAGAAGGATGTGTACGATTTTGGAGTCGTACTGGTGGAGTTACTAACCGGAAAAGCCGGTTCGGATGACACGATCAAGTGGGTGAGAAGGCTAGTGAAGGATGGACATGGAGCGGATGCGCTTGACTCGAGACTAAGACTCGGTGGCGACTCAGTGAGTGGGATGGTGGAGTGCCTCCGAGTTGGATATCTGTGTACGGCGGAGAGCCCAAATAAGCGACCTAGAATGCAGCAAGTTTTGGGGTTGGTAAAGGACATACACCCCACCAACTCggaactcatttga